The Theobroma cacao cultivar B97-61/B2 chromosome 1, Criollo_cocoa_genome_V2, whole genome shotgun sequence genome contains the following window.
CAGATTCTTTGACATACACATTACTTCTAGATGCATATGGATGCTTGGGATCAGTGCATTCTGCATTTGATGTTCTCAAGCGTATGTTTGATGCTGGCTGTGAGCCTTCTCATcatacatattcttttttaatcAAGCATCTCTCAAAGAAACAAGGGACAAAGGATGATAGCCCTGCAGTGCATTTGGTTTTAAATGCCACTCTGGTTAATCATGCTGATGTGTGGAAGACAATGGAATTTGACACTGCTTTGGAGTTGTTTGAGAAAATGCATCAACATGGTTGTGTACCCAATATTAACACTTACAGCAAGCTTATTATAGGACTTTGCAAAGTTGGCCGCTTTGAAGTAGCTCAAAGGTTATTTGATCATATGAGAGAACAAGGAATATCTCCTAGTGAAGATGTCTACAACTCTCTTCTTAGTTGTTGCTGTGAGTTGGGAATGTATGATGACGCAGTGATAGTGGTGGATCTGATGATAAGTTCTGGTCAGTTACCAAACCTGGAGTATTACAAGCAACTGGTTTGTGGACTATGTGCTGAAGGGAATAAGGAGAAGTCTAATATGGTTTTTGATAACTTGCTTCGTTGTGGTTATAATAGTGATGAGGTAGCTTGGAAGGTTCTTATTGATGGCTTACTGAAAAAGGGGCTTGCTGATAGATGCTCTGAACTCCTAAGCATCATGGAAAAAATGGGCTGCCAGCTCCATCCTAATACATATTCAATGTTAATTGCTGGACTTGAAGAAACATAGAGCATTTATTCTTGGTATTGTTTCCTTTAGATTCTTGCCTTTTTGTTACTCAAAAAGATGCCTTTGCGATGCTCTTCCTTGTCTAGATTGGCACTAGGATGTATAGATTGAAGACAGCGTTTTGGCTTGCCATCTCAATACGTAAAAGAGGGGTTGAAACATTCCAGTTGGCTGGCAATAAGGGAGCAGTGAGAAGCACACACACATCTGCTAATTGTGGATGTGGCCCTTCATCAAACAAACCATTTCACTGACAATCGAGAGGCAAGTATGCATTTCCTTTCTCATACTTGTTCATATAGTGGTGTTTTTTAGCCTCTAGTAGACTAGTAATTATGTtctttgcttttcatttttcctccCTAATGCTCATTTAAGAggattaaattttcaaatttgccTGCAGATGTATgattattttctccttttagTCTATGCATATTCTTTGTGCTCCTCCTAGTACCCTTAAAAATGCATGTGTCTAAAAAGCACAAGTGAAACCATTATTAGATTGTTATCTTTGTCTATCTAACAGAAATGAAGTGCTAAACTAAAAGATGGCATCATGTATATGTAAGGCAGGCATGTGTGAATACTTGCTGAAATTAATTAACCATTTATAAGTTGcaaatttcttttccaaaataTGTTGGCATGATTTTCCCTGGATGGTTTTGTTGGGCAAGATACtctaaaacataataaatactaaaaaaaatttttattttgacataaaaatTATACATAGCAATGGTGTTATGTTTACTGATTTAGAAGTGTTGGTAGCCATCTAGGTAAATTTCTAAAAGAGAAATGTTGCATGAATTGATGTATACCACTTATGAAGTTCTGccttattcttttgttttcttgttgaGTTCTGACATGTTCTTGACCTTGATATTGAAGGCGTAGCTGCTGACGCGCAATAGCTTACTTTTGCATCTTCTCGATGTTGTCAGAATTTTGCTGTTTTTGACAATCTGTTCACTGTTCTTATCTTATATAACTTGAATGGAATGTCTTAACAGTTACTTGATTTGCCTAGCAAAGATAGGAGAGAAAGTACCTtgtaataatttacatttaacttttttcttttttgggtttatAGTTATATAAAGTTGGTGTTACTATAGTGTAAGAGAAGTTCAGAAAATAACTTTGTTCCTTTATGACAACAGAATAAACCATTCAAGATATGAAAGGAGCAAGAGTTTACTCGAAATGACCATTAAGCCATAACTTTTACCCTGCTTAGGAGGATTGACTGAACATATATTTTGCTTCACAGGTAATGCGATTAAATCTGCAACAAATTTATATTCCCCTTCTTGGTTTAGATTTGCTCATTACATGACAATAACagcctttttaatttttgtcatGCAGAAATCCTCAAGCGTCTACTCAGTTGGAAAAGCATCAAACTGAGCCTAGCTCAATTACTACTCACTAATAAAACCTTGTCGTCGGTATCAACATTAGAGATTATATCTCCATGCTAACAGCCTAACCACCTCTCACgtgtcaaaaaagaaaaaagaaaagaaaaagtcaacAAGAAGTAACTTCTGTACAGTGATAATTCCAATgaaattggaataaaataaatatgtaattCTTTTGAAAGGGTTTGAGGATGATCTGTAGTGTTTGAAAGAATTTCTCCAATTTTTgcaaatgattaattattggTGTAAACCCAGAATTACCACCCTTGGATCTCGTAACAAAATCTGCAAAGTAATTTTGCGAAGACAGAAGCACACCTCATAACAATCACTAAAATCAATCCAGAATTACCACCAAGCAAACAACATTGTAATTCTATCAACAGAATCAGTAAAACCGAGCTTCCTCATTTCTAGATATGGAATTCTCAGTAGTACGCATGCTAGAGGGAATTTGTTCGATTTCTTCCTATTTTACACATCAAATAGGGAATTATTTTCAAACAAGCTAAGAGGACCCAGAGCTGCTTATTCTTCCATTCTGCTGCCTTTGATTAGATTCTTATTGGTGACAAGGAAACTCAGTAATTGATCAATGTAGCATTCTTGTTTCTCCCAGTCCCCAAATATCTCCTTCATTTCCTTGGCTTTGGCCCTGTAAATTTTACCCTCTTCCTCCACCATCACCAACCTAAGTGACTCAGCCACCGAGTCTCTGGTGAACGTTCCATCATCTTCATTCCTCGGTATTACATAacccatttttttctcttccataACTCTAGCATTTAACCCTTGATCAGCCAAGAACGTCAACAGTATAAGAGCTCTCTTCCAACTCAATTGCCTCCACAACAGAGCCCCACCCAGCGTGACTCAAGAATCCACCGACCAAGTCATGAGCTAAAATCTTCAGTTGAGGACCCCAACTCGTGCAAACCACACCACGCCCTACTGTTCGCTCCTCGAACCCATCTGGTAACTCAATGGACTCATTATCTGACACCCCTCGTCGAGTCATTAGCACCCAAAAGAAAGGTAACCCTGATAACTCTAAATCCTAGAGCTATCTCAGTCACTTCTTCTTGACTTGGTTTCGCCTCGCTGCCAAAAGCAACATAAACCACACTCCCTGGTTGTTGCTTGTCTAGCCATTCTTTTATTGGTTTCCAGATTTCATCGTCATGATTTCCATTATTATAAGCAGTCGGTGGAAGCAGACCAACTGGAATAACAGCTTTCTGGTGAAGTTCCTTTAAAAGATTCAAGTACTCGGTCTCAAACTCCCAACAGCTTCTTACAGCTATTGCATCGGAGCGTTCAATTGCTTTACCAAAACGGTAGAGATCTGAGGTGTGGGAACCTCTCCCGCTATAGAATCGAAGATTCTCAATATCTCGAAAAGCCGACATGCTACGGAGGACGGAAAAGGAACCCATTTGGGTGGCTTGGTGAAATCCTCTGGTTTCTTACGATCATCTTGAATATCAATGAAAGAAGAAGGCGGCTTAACTTGTGTTAAGACTTACCGCATTGAATATGGTAAAGTATGCGTTAGGGATGCCGAGGTTATGGGCTAAAGGAGGTAGCCAGTATGGAACAAAATCGAAAAGTAGCCAATCTGCGGATGATGTTACAAGAAACTTTGCCAAGGAATCTTGAAGACCATCGAAGGCTATATTTTCAAGTAAGAGACCTTTTCGTAAGGAAGATCAATGGTGGCCTCAGCGTTCTCAGGAAGATTTTCAACGTGAGGCTGAGGGAGTTTTACAAATTGTATTGAAGATGCTACATTTGGAGGGAGTTTCGGGAGACGGTCGACGTTTCTTGGGGTGGATATGAAGGAGATTTTGTGACCCTTTTGGGCTATGAGCTTGGCAAGTTCTAGGTATGGGATCATGTGACCAAAGGCTAGCCATGGGAACATGGCTATGTGAAGCTTGGTGCAATCAGCCATGGATGAAGAAGATCTCCGAAGATAATCAGCAGGTTAATTAAAACTGTGTTTTAGGTAGAGAATTTGATAAATGGATTGAaacatttatataaatatatagtacAATAAAACACATCAAAACTTTTTGTATCATACATTCTCTCTACATAATCTATATCATGATTACTTAAAACCTCTTAAGGatatatgtaaattaaaatgagtttCTTCTAGAGTGATCAATTAGAGAAGCTTAGGAAATGTGAATGTCATTGTAATTACAcaagataatttatttattttaaaaaaagagagttGTTTTATGTATGGTAGTTTACATTATGAAAGGTCTTAATGGTGGTCTTCATTCACTGAGTTCACAGCTGTCACAACTCCTATGTCCCCTGTCCATTAATGGTGGTCTGGTTGGATATTTCTTAGGTGCTACAGGTGTCAGGCAAGGAGACCCCCAGCCCCCCATACTTATTTGTTATTGCAAGGCAGGTGTTATCCCAACTTCTAAACTCAGCAGCTGCGCAGGGAATTTTTCAAATACCATCCACGATGCCATAGGGTTGGTCTTACTCACTTGAGTTTTGCATATAATCTGCTTATTTTTTCCAAGGGCGCAAAAGACTCCATCATGGCCATTCACTCTagataaaagtaattttatgaaCTTTCTGGCCTCCAGCTGAATAGTGCCAAAAGCGAGCTGATTTCCTCTGGTATTTCTAAGCATATGTTTTTCTGATATTCAGTAGTATATTGGGGTTAAACTTGGTCTAATGCCAGTGAGATACCAGTCCCCTCATCACAAAGAGGCTCGTGATGAGGATTGTGCTTCTCTAGTTGAGAAGATTACAAACAGGATCGACAGTTGGACCTCCACGTACTTCTCCTGTGCTGGAAGGCTTCAACATATTCAGTCAACCCCCTTTACTATGCAGAATTTTCTGGTCAAAACGCGATTAAAAAAGTTTCTCAACTCTGCTCTTCTTTCTTCtgggaaggaaagaaaggtgGCCCCTGTCAAAACTGGGTCATTTTCTGCCAACTTTTTCGTTGTTGTATTGCTGAAACAATGGTGGTAATTGTGCTTGTAGTGGTCTGTTTTCATTTGTAGCAGGGTTTCCTGCTTCTGGGATAAATGAAATCTCATCatctaattaatttattactgATATTTTTTGTTCTCTAGAATGATATAATTCTGCTATCTATTTTCTTCTGAACTAATCATGCAACACAAGGGCTGAGATGAGTTCAAGCATTTTCCTTTCCACCTGATCTATACAAAAACGGTTTCCACAAatcaaacaataatttatttcagGGATTTCTGAACTTTTAATTGAAACCCATTGCACTGCACAAATCTTATTGTGTGTGGGCATGACCAGATTCTTTACAAACAATACCATAATGCAGAATTTGAATGAATCAATCATTGCACTGCTGAAGCTTTTGGCTGTTGCAGACATAACAATTCAACATTTATTTCAAACGGAACAGTTTGTCGGGGTAGTTGCCCCTTGCTACGTACGGGGAGTCATCTCAAAATTATATCACTGTTTTTTATAAGAATTTAGTGATATTAAATCAtcgaaaataattaaattattgttttaaaagaatattttatttccatccaaaaagatgaaaaaatattcattGAAATGTGATGatctttaaaatcaattacgaataattttacctttctcacccaaataaaataactttcacctgataaatttttattctttcaaaTAATCTTTGTAATCAacttaaaacatatttttgcTTGTAcatatcttttcttttggttatGTCAATATTTGTTTTGGTGGCTaagtcaaaattattttaataaattagctttatttttccattcaaaggtattcatttaattttaaaaagttgaaaGTTATTTTATCAAAGATAAATATATCTATCATAtttgtttattgatttgattcattataacttatttttgaaataaaatattaatttttcacaCATTATTAtgctaataaaatatttaaaactatTAATTTCTTACCTTGTTAAAActgattattttgattttatacaaAATAGTGTTTGGTTTTTGCGTGATaccaaatttgatcatttctAACTTATGAAttaataattactaaatacAAATAATATCAAACATGATGATATTAAATCATCAGTTAAATCTAtagaaggtttttttttttttaattgagagaggaggatttaaatattattctaAAAATAGAAGATCATATATCAATCAATGAATCAAATGTTCAAACATCCGAAAGTCTTGTTTTCAAGATTCgaaatcaataattttaataacataacataattttattaatttaaatactcaTGATTCTGAGTTTTTTCTCAAACCATCATATTGTTACCCTAATGAGCCTATggaagagaaagagggagagaCCTAGAAACCTTGGACAAAAACCTTATTCTCATAGAAATACAAGGTtcatatttcttcttctttttggaTACTAAgccaaattaattttgatcaaTGCCATCGACTTCGGGGTTCTTGAGACGCCTGTGATTTTCAAGGTAACCCAAGAAATTATCCAGGTACCAGTTTTGTTTGTCCCTGTCGCCAAAGAcccttttcatttcctttgcTTTGTCCCTGTAAATCTTCCCTTCGTCCTCCACCACTACCAACCTCAATGACTCAGCCACACTATTCCTAGTAAAAGATCCGTCTTGCTCCTTCCTCGGAATCGAATACCCAATCTTCTTCTCCTCCAATAAGCGGGCATTGATCCCTTGATCAGCGAGGAAGGTAAACAATATAAGAGGTCTCTGAAATTGAAGTGCCTCTACCACTGAGCTCCACCCTGTGTGAGTCAAGAACCCACCGATCGAGTCATGAGCTAAAATCTTGAGCTGAGGTGCCCAAGTCGTGAGAACCACACCACGCTCTTTAGTTCGCTCCTCGAACCCTTCTGGTAACTTGATGGGTTCAGCATCAGTTGATCCGCGACTCTTCCTTAGCACCCAAAGGAAAGGCAACCCTGAAAACTCTAACCCTTGAGCTATCTCATTCAGTTCTTCTTGGCTCGGTTTTGCTTCACTTCCAAAAGCAATATATACAACAGATCCTTTCTCTTGCTTGTCTAGCCACTCTTTCATTGACTTCCAACCCTCAGTTTCCTCGCTGTTATTGTAATCCGTCGTGGGAAGTTCACCAACTGGGATAACAGGTTTCTCATAAAGTTGCTCTAAGAGTTTTAACCACTCAGGTTCTAACTCCATGCAACTCCTTACAGCCACCATATCACAATCTTTTAAGGTCGCACCAAAACGATAGAAGTCTGAAGTGTTGGTTTTGTCGCCAGTTATTCCGTTATAGATCTTCAAGACTTCATAAAGCTTCAACCTCACCGTTGAAGGAAAAGTAACCCACTTGGGCAAAACCGCATAATCTTCAGGTTTTTTGTGATCCTCGTCGCCATGCATAAGAAACGACGGTGGTCCAAGGTAGCCAAGGCAAGCTGCGGTGACTATGCTGAAGAATGCGTTAGGAATGTTGAGACTACGAGCTATACTTGGTAGCCAATAAGCAGCAAAATCTAAAAGAAGCCAATCAGGAGACAAAGATTGAAGTAGCTGAGCCATGGGTTGTTGGAGACCATCATAGGCCTTTTTGAAGTACCAAACGTCGTCTAAAGGAACATCTATGGTTGCTTCTGCGTTTTGTGGGAGATGGTTGATTTGGGGTAGTGGGAGTTTGATAAAATGGATTAGAGAAGCCAAATGGGGAGGGAGTTTTGGGAGACGATCGATGTTTTTTGGGGTAGAACTGAAGGAAATTTTATGACCCTTTTCAGCTACGAGCTTGGCAAATTCTAAGAATGGGATCATGTGACCGAAGGCCAGCCATGGAAACATAGCTATGTGAAGCTTACTCTCACCTGCCACTGTTATgggcttctttttcttttgtttttcactTGTGCTCGAGTCAGGAAGGGCAACTGAACCAGGTTGATTTATCATATAATCGGTTAAAACACAGATACAAGAGGGGCCCACAGCAATGTAGTTTCTTGTTGCTAATAACCACAAGTTTTTGAGACAAATTGGCCCACTCATATCATCGAAAGGGCAAATTTGAATGGTGGAGCATTGCGAATCGTTTGTGAGAGTTCGAGCTGGAGTTCAGTGGGGTCATTTACTAAGTGCATCCAAACTCCGCTTGTTGAATTTTGCTTCTCATGTCTCTTCTTTGTCTTTATTTGTGCCACCCTTTGGTGCAACTAGTCCTTGATAGACCTTTTAAGTTTCGAAGtttcatcattattttttttctattttataaataaagactgaaaattatcaaaataaggGTATCATGGTCTAAGATGATATAATTGTTTGGACTTTTCATTTCTAATTAATATCTATTGTccccattaaaaaaaattatcaaatgaAAACTAATTACTGTTTTCCTTCATATATAATGTACAACTAACGAGTTTTCATTTGTATTAATAAACATTAAGGTAATTAACTCAATCATGGTTATGTTTTATCTTGTCTTTAAATTGAGAGCATTAATTTAGCCTAATTTCCTATTTAATAATCCTAAATTTCACTCTCCTTCTCAAACTTTCAagttgtaaaattttaaattctaattttttagattatcttCTCGAAGTTAAGTAGAGGTGGAGTGTTATACTAAACTATCATGTATTAAGTGgtaaatttttactttaattctTTGTGGACATGGAGTCAATCATGGAGAGGGAAAAAATTTGGGACACATAATGAAACCAAGAAACAAGAATTGGACAGCCTAACGAGAGTACGAGGTGGACCACATGCTAGCCTTTACCACTAGCAAAGGCTCGAAAACCATCGGCGGAACCAGACAGGGTAGCATGTGGAGTCCGTCTGGACTTGGATAAAGCTTTGATAACTTCTTGTGGTTCTTATTAacaatcaaatattcaaattcatataaaaaattttgaaaaaaaaataatactttTTTAGATaggtattttaaaattaaaaatatagcaGTTTTCAATTTacaataaatattaatcaaattttgagcataaacaatagttttttataaatttttaacatattATTGATTTCCTCGTTGAactatattaatttataaaatgaaatacattaagattttcaacttttgactataattatatatgaatttattaattttcaaaatatacaatccatttcataaaatattttcgttaaacacataaattttattgttgtcaactgtcaatatttttattaatttgatggtataataattttttaaaaataattttattttttattaattttaaaaattactgtTATATgaactatattttttatttttaaatttatttttttaaaaaaaaagctcttTTAAGTCTTAACCCGACCACCTCCGCCGCCTCATGACTAGTGGAGAACCATGGGAGGCGAGCACTGGGGAGCATCGATTGGTGCTCCCCTACCTTAAGAAGCACCAGATCATACTCCCCTGGGGAGCATCAGGGGAGCGCGATACAGCTGGATCTGGCGCTCTTCGACTGCAAGATGGTCAATCGGTAAACAGTATGATGgagagagtttttttttttttttgaaaaagagtgaaaaaagaataaaattgttttaaatattttatgtttatccaTTAACGTTGTTTACGTACATCTGTTTCAAAACTaataaatcaacataaaattatgattaaaacttaaaaatattaatatattttaaattattttataacttttaattttcaaaattaatttttatttgataacgttaaaataaaaagtctCATCATCTTGAGTTATGGTTCCTAGAAAATCTCGTttgaattaattattgatttgattgacCCTGATATCAATAATTTTGATCTCTTGATTCTTTTGGTAGAAAACTCTATCTAAGATATAACTCTAATTCTGATAACTTCAGATCTTATATTTAAACTATATAATctcttttattaattcatacattttctctgcataatttaaatcatgattACTTGCAACCTCTTAAAGATGCATGTAAATTAAGAAATGTGAATGTCATTGTAACTCCACAAGatagtttatttattttaaaaaaagaaaaaacaagagTTGCTTTATATATGGTAGTTTACGCTATGAAAGGTCTTAATGCAATGATCTGTAACTAATTTTGTGGTACATACGAGTAAATTAGAAAACAATAAGAGATTCAAACCTTGAATTTTGACTCTTCAAAGGAAGGATAAGAGCCATTAGACAAagttgttttatatatagacATCTATTGGTTTTGAGCTAAAGATTGAGAAGTACTCTCCCATCTATGTTTTTGCTTTTGTCCTCGAATTCCAATTCCAATTCCAACTTCAGATTTCTAAATTAAAGTTTCAAGTGTTAACTGATAAAGCATTCCCTTAGGAATAGTTATTGACCCATGCATCTGAAAAGTGATATAGAGATAACTCAAAAATATcaggaaaaaataaaacagaaaaTTTGCCCATATGATGAATATGCCCTAACAAAGTTACACACTTGACTGATCATTTTGCCCTGACCTTGCTTCGTTCTAAATGCTACATACACCAGATCTCTAGGAAGAATTTTcaatatgttataaatatGCACAGCACCAGACGTTTCCATAGTTTGTTAATCCTCAAACAAGAATTGTATTTTTGGCCATCAGACTTTACACTTGATTGCACAAGGTAAAATTAGATCATATATAAATGTAACATCTTACCTTtctaacaacaaaaaaaagccaaaatttCGGTGAAACCGGTACTGGGGATACATATGCTCGCTGACAAATGTCCTTGCAAAACTATTTATTTGGTGGTGAGGTCAGCTTATTTTCCTCAGAATCATGCTTCAAGGTGGTATCCCCACCCATCAATTCCTGAAAACCTTCAACCTTCACCGGTGGAGCTCTAACAATACCCATGTTCCTGCATGCATACAAGATAGTGAATTTCAGCATATGATCAAGTTGACATAATCCCCAAGTAAAATTAATTCTCCAAGTTGTGTTTTTTACTGTGTTTGCATTTGATGAATTTGTGGAGACATCAACTGTCTGAATTGATTGCTGGGCTGAGCATGCAGATTTGATATTGCAGCAAATTGCTGCTGACGGAACTGCATTTGTGGATGTCTGGTGTTGATAGGATTAAAGGCATTGCTATCCATTGGCAGCTCTGATGGGTTTTCAATCTTAACTTGCACCATAGGTCGGTCTTTATCCATATCCATAACAGGACGAGGGGTGGATGGATGGCGCCTACGTATTCTTTCCaactgctgctgctgctgaaAAGTTAAATTTTGTGGATGAACCATTTGCTGCATCTGTGGATGCATTTGTCTCATCGGTAGCTTCACCATCAAATTTATGGAATAAATATTGTTAGGAAAACCACAACATGAAAAGATCAAATTGAGGACACACACACGTaccattaaattaaaaagaaaaaaatgcaatACAGGAGTTAAGCTAAAAGCAGGAGCATCTCTTCTAAATTCTCATCCATAACCCTACTAGCCAATGTGCTCTATATTCGAAGTATCCAATATCATCACCCAAAGACTATATCAacatcaaaaaaataaaaataaacccCAGGACTATAAAGACCTCAGGAGAAAGTCTTAACCACAAAATCCAAGTCCAATGACAAAGATTCGTACAATGATAACACTAAAGGTGCACAGAAGGCTTTTCCATTGAGGACCACCTGGCAAGAAGTGTCCATACAAGCCATTCAGCAGGaggcaaaaaataaaattaaactctACATACTTGCTGAGCCATTCGAAGAGCATTTTGGTGCTGTGGCTGCAATTGTGACTGGATTCCATGCATTTGTTGCGGAGTTTGTTGCACTACGTTCCTGGTACTATCCTTGACAAGTTCAGCTAGAGTCCCAAAGTTACTGcgataaagaaagaaacatgTTAGATAATGCATGCAATagaaaaaacttaaataaaagaaaataaaaacacaaaaatatacaaaaaagagagagaagtaTGTGTACTTGACGTTAAAAACGGAACCATCAAAAAGATGAGAATTTGAGAAGTTGTTCAAAAACTAAATACATACATATGTAGAACAACAGGCAAGTTTATCTAAGATAAGCAAGCTTTTTCCAGAAATTCTCCAAATTAGGCATGGTTTTGTAGTACATTAATAGTGAAATCATGATTCTCCaatcaaaatgaaagaatGTCCATATTGTACAATCActtcaaaccataaatttattcatagattattctaaaaatttgtttaaatttataagtGATGGGGAACCCATTTCAAAGGTTCTTCCCCTTCCACAATGTGCCAAAAATAttcaagacaaaaatattcaagACAATGACAGTGTATCCATGCAacaatttaacttcatggtGCAGAAAACACATTCTTCTTTACTAATTCAAGGCCAATTAACATCCTACTAGAGCAcccaaataattttttttttctggaaaGTTCAAAACATGACAGTGAATTAAAACCAATGCcataaaataaagcaaactGGATTTCAAAACTTACCTATATCCTGATGTTTGAAGAAACATCCTAATTAGTTC
Protein-coding sequences here:
- the LOC18611445 gene encoding LOW QUALITY PROTEIN: UDP-glycosyltransferase 91A1 (The sequence of the model RefSeq protein was modified relative to this genomic sequence to represent the inferred CDS: inserted 1 base in 1 codon; deleted 5 bases in 4 codons), producing MADCTKLHIAMFPWLAFGHMIPYLELAKLIAQKGHKISFISTPRNVDRLPKLPPNVASSIQFVKLPQPHVENLPENAEATIDLPYEKVSYLKIAFDGLQDSLAKFLVTSSADWLLFDFVPYWLPPLAHNLGIPNAYFTIFNAVSLNTVKPPSSFIDIQDDRKKPEDFTKPPKWVPFPSSVACRLFEILRIFDSIAGEXSHTSDLYRFGKAIERSDAIAVRSCWEFETEYLNLLKELHQKAVIPVGLLPPTAYNNGNHDDEIWKPIKEWLDKQQPGSVVYVAFGSEAKPSQEEVTEIALGLELSGLPFFWVLMTRRGVSDNESIELPDGFEERTVGRGVVCTSWGPQLKILAHDLVGGFLSHAGWGSVVEAIELERALILLTFLADQGLNARVMEEKKMGYVIPRNEDDGTFTRDSVAESLRLVMVEEEGKIYRAKAKEMKEIFGDWEKQECYIDQLLSFLVTNKNLIKGSRMEE
- the LOC18611447 gene encoding UDP-glycosyltransferase 91A1, which codes for MSGPICLKNLWLLATRNYIAVGPSCICVLTDYMINQPGSVALPDSSTSEKQKKKKPITVAGESKLHIAMFPWLAFGHMIPFLEFAKLVAEKGHKISFSSTPKNIDRLPKLPPHLASLIHFIKLPLPQINHLPQNAEATIDVPLDDVWYFKKAYDGLQQPMAQLLQSLSPDWLLLDFAAYWLPSIARSLNIPNAFFSIVTAACLGYLGPPSFLMHGDEDHKKPEDYAVLPKWVTFPSTVRLKLYEVLKIYNGITGDKTNTSDFYRFGATLKDCDMVAVRSCMELEPEWLKLLEQLYEKPVIPVGELPTTDYNNSEETEGWKSMKEWLDKQEKGSVVYIAFGSEAKPSQEELNEIAQGLEFSGLPFLWVLRKSRGSTDAEPIKLPEGFEERTKERGVVLTTWAPQLKILAHDSIGGFLTHTGWSSVVEALQFQRPLILFTFLADQGINARLLEEKKIGYSIPRKEQDGSFTRNSVAESLRLVVVEDEGKIYRDKAKEMKRVFGDRDKQNWYLDNFLGYLENHRRLKNPEVDGIDQN